From the Candoia aspera isolate rCanAsp1 chromosome 3, rCanAsp1.hap2, whole genome shotgun sequence genome, the window TGCCCATGTCTAAAATAGTTGGAAGGGCTAGTGTTGTAGCCATGAGCTCCTATTGCTGAATGATGAGTTGTGTGCTCCCTGTGGATAGTTGCTTGTACCCTTCCCCTGGCACTTACCACTGGCTGGGTGCTGGCATTACAGAAGCGTAGTTCCGGTTGGTCCCGTTCCTGTTGATTGAGGGTACTGAGCAGAGCTTGTAAGCGTTCAATGTATTGGATGGCACTGCGCAAGATCTCCACCTTGGGAAGCCGCTGGTTTGGGTTTAATAAAGTGCTCCGTTTCAGAGCTTCAAAGGCTTCATTGACTTTCTTCAACCGGCGCTTCTCTCTTAGGGTGGCAGCACGGCGCCTATCGATGGACACACTTTTCCTCTTGCACACTTTGCATGCCCAAGGCAGACACTGGCCAGGACTATGGTCTGGCACAATAGAGACTTTCTCTTCTATACCTGCCCGGCCATCGGGACAAAGTGTCATGGCCGTTCGGTCTTGATAGGCAGCCTGCTCATAGCTGTGTAAGTGTGGGCTCAGGTAGTTTTCCCCATCATAGAACCGATCTGTAAAAATATATGGGTTGGTCTCTAGGAGTTCCATAGCGAGCGTCTGGCAAAGCAGAGTCTGTGTTGGGGAGTGAAACTCTGGCTCCTCACACCAACTGCTTGGTGGCATTTAAACCCCGTGCGGGCATTAAATCACAGAGATAAATATAGCAAACCTCTAGGAAACCTGAGCTTGCCCTAAGCTGCTGCTTCACATCAAAACTTGTCCATCTGATTTCATGTACTCTCCCTATGGGGATTAGTTGGCTGCTTGGGGCAGTGTTGTGGCTGAAAGGGGGGTTAGGGGGGTGAGCGGATGAAGGAACTGGCATGTGCTCCAGAGAAGCCCAGCCGCCTTTCCAACAACAGTCCCGTGGATTTATTTTCACTTGCACTCCTACAATGATGTTGATGATCAGTTGCCGAGCTGGCCTCTCTGTGCGGCATTCCTTTCTCATCTGCTCCTTTCAGTTATCGCTTCCTGCCAGTTCTAAGGCTTCCTAGAGTCTGGGGTGCCAGGAGAGGCACAAAGGTGGGTCCAGAGCATTTCCTGAAAGGAAGATTCACCTCAACTTCTGTCTTGGAGCAGGTGACATGATTTGGCTGGACTCTTCTGGGTTGCACAGTCAGCAGATGAAGCTTTCCTAAGCACTGCAGCTCCACACTGGGGACGGTTGGCTGCTGATTTACTGACTCCCATGCAAGCAATAGTGCAAACATGCTCTACCCATAAATGGAGGAATTGTTTGTCAGATGTCATTCCTTCTTTAGCCATCTGCACATGGGATTACTTTAATGAGCTCTTCATACATAGACTAATGCTGGGGAGACTCACTTCCAAATCTCCACTCAGCTGTGAATCTTACTATGTAACTTGGAGccagctgagttcacacactgaGCTAAGCCATGGTCCTGGATATATGTAATGGTTGTGTTTCTTCAGGGCCCAGGAGATAAGAGCATTTTACTCCTTTATCAGCTGTCTTGGTTCTCAGATTGTTTTACTTCAGTCTCCTGGCTTTGCTCTTTAAAGATCAGTAGTCTGGGACCACCAGGGCAACCAAACCTGAGCTGCAAaaaccagatgaccactagatggtcaGCTTTCAATTGCACTAAACTTCCTTAGACTTTCACCCTCTAAATGTGCTGAACTAAACCCCTTTTACCCCAGATCAGCACAGCTGGCCGAGAGTTAAAAGGTTACTGTCCAACATACCTGA encodes:
- the MYOG gene encoding myogenin; this translates as MPPSSWCEEPEFHSPTQTLLCQTLAMELLETNPYIFTDRFYDGENYLSPHLHSYEQAAYQDRTAMTLCPDGRAGIEEKVSIVPDHSPGQCLPWACKVCKRKSVSIDRRRAATLREKRRLKKVNEAFEALKRSTLLNPNQRLPKVEILRSAIQYIERLQALLSTLNQQERDQPELRFCNASTQPVVPNDHGSSSTSCSPEWSTHLEFSTHPTDHLLSDDSSEDSNLHSLSSIVDSIVVEDVAVAFQEERSQN